A stretch of DNA from Staphylococcus sp. KG4-3:
AATCCATCGCATAGTATATATTAGTTTCTGCAGTATGTTCATCTATAACAAATGCATTTCCGCTTTTGTCCTTCTTATCAAAGCTTGGCGATCTTAATACTGGCATTACTTTAATGTCATCAGTATTAGATAATGTCGCATCATTCATTTGTGCTACAGCTTCCTCCACATAATAGACAATCTCATCAACTATTTTTTCTTTTTGAGATTTATATTTAGCTACAATCTGAGAGAGTTTAACAGTAACACCTTTATCATTATCTAATCTAGATATACGTAATGTTTCTTCGTCACGATTAAAACTAAATTTAACGTCTAGATGGTTCAATCGATCTTTTAATTTATCTCTCATTTGAAAGACATTCATGTTTAACACTCCTATTAACGTGCCTTGTTCTAGTTTACAATAAAAGTACCCTTAGGAACAGAAAAAATGTAAGTTCTAAGGGTATATATTTTTATAAATTGATCTTGGTTTCTCCACAAAATGACTCGACTTATAATGAAGATAAAAATGCATCAATTTGTTCAATTGATTTGCGCTCTTTACCAATATAGCTACCAATTTGTTGACCAGCATTAAACACAAGAAAACTTGGTATACCCATGATGCCATGCTCAACACATAAATCAATAAATTTGTCTCTATCTACTGATATAAATTTATATTCAATAAATTTCTCTTCAATTTGAGGGAGTTCTGGTTCAATAATTTTACAGTCAGGACACCAGTCTGCAGTAAATAAAAATACAGTTTTTCCATTTTTTAATTGCTCAAACTGTTGTTCACTTTCTAAATGCTTCATCGTACCACTCCTATGTTATTTATATTGTAATATTTCAATTTCTTCTTGGTTTAAGTGCGTTATACTCTCCAATAATAATTTTCTTGCAGCTTCATAATCTCTAATATCAAAAACTGCATTTGTACTATGGATGTATCGGGCACAAACGCCAATGACTGCTGTAGGAATACCTATCTTAGCTTTGTGAATTTCTCCGCCGTCTGTTCCGCCTGGCGAAACGTAATATTGGTGAGCTATACCAAACTCTTTAGCAAGCGAAAGTAAATAATCTCTAAATGTTGGTTTTAGTAGCATTGTACCATCTTTAATTCTAATTAAAGTGCCTTCCCCTAATTCACCTGACAAGTTTTGCTTGCCTTTCATATCGTTTGCTGGAGAACAATCGACAACAAAGGCTACATCTGGATCAATGAGTTCGGCAGAAGCGCTTGCGCCTCGTAGTCCTACTTCCTCTTGTACGTTAGCTCCTACATACAAATCAAAATCCAATTCTACATCTTTTAGTAATTCTAATAATTCGATGCCAATTAAACAACCATAACGATTATCCCAAGCTTTACTAGCATATCGGAATTCAGATAATTGCGTGAAAGTAGTATCAGGTACAAT
This window harbors:
- a CDS encoding thioredoxin family protein, with product MKHLESEQQFEQLKNGKTVFLFTADWCPDCKIIEPELPQIEEKFIEYKFISVDRDKFIDLCVEHGIMGIPSFLVFNAGQQIGSYIGKERKSIEQIDAFLSSL
- a CDS encoding M42 family metallopeptidase, giving the protein MKILTELHGAPGFEGDVKSYMESEMAPFVDEFIYNRMGGFYGVKRSKKSNAKRIMVAAHMDEIGFMVTNVTSNGMLQFTNLGGVANDIWQGQRLKVKSRQGEEISGVVANIPKHFRSGNEGAPKIEELLLDIGSQNREEVAQQGIEIGDSIVPDTTFTQLSEFRYASKAWDNRYGCLIGIELLELLKDVELDFDLYVGANVQEEVGLRGASASAELIDPDVAFVVDCSPANDMKGKQNLSGELGEGTLIRIKDGTMLLKPTFRDYLLSLAKEFGIAHQYYVSPGGTDGGEIHKAKIGIPTAVIGVCARYIHSTNAVFDIRDYEAARKLLLESITHLNQEEIEILQYK